In one window of Streptosporangiales bacterium DNA:
- a CDS encoding sarcosine oxidase subunit beta family protein, whose product MTSAWHEPAGSFELPRHDVPHWRDVDPKRAYEVVIVGAGGHGLATAYYLAKNHGITDVAVVDKGWLAGGNMARNTTIIRSNYLWDESAAIYEHALKLWEGLEEDLGYELLFSQRGVLNLAHNLTDVREAKRRVNANQLNGVDAEWLEPEEVKKLVPIMDTSADVRYPVHGATFQPRAGIAKHDYVAWGFARAAYERGVQLIQNCEVTGISVRGGRVTGVETTRGKIAAKQVALCAAGHTTVLGDMVGLRLPIQSHPLQALVSELLDQVLDTVVMSNTVHVYVSQAHKGELVLGAGIDSYNGYGQRGSLHVIEEQLSAALELYPVFARAHVLRTWAGIVDVCPDASPILGLTPVDGLYVNGGWGTGGFKVTPGAGWVYADTIANGRPHPLAEPYALDRFRTGALIDEHGAAAVAH is encoded by the coding sequence ATGACTTCAGCGTGGCATGAACCGGCGGGCTCGTTCGAGCTGCCGCGACACGATGTGCCGCACTGGCGGGACGTCGACCCGAAGCGTGCGTACGAGGTGGTGATCGTCGGTGCCGGCGGGCACGGGCTCGCGACGGCGTACTACCTGGCGAAGAACCACGGCATCACCGACGTCGCCGTGGTCGACAAGGGGTGGCTGGCCGGCGGGAACATGGCCAGGAACACCACCATCATCAGGTCGAACTACCTCTGGGACGAGAGCGCGGCGATCTACGAGCATGCGCTGAAGCTGTGGGAGGGCCTGGAGGAGGACCTCGGGTACGAGCTGTTGTTCAGCCAGCGTGGTGTGCTGAACCTGGCGCACAACCTGACCGACGTGCGTGAGGCGAAGCGCAGGGTCAACGCGAATCAGCTCAACGGTGTCGATGCGGAGTGGCTGGAGCCGGAAGAGGTCAAGAAGCTGGTGCCCATCATGGACACCTCCGCCGACGTCCGGTATCCGGTGCACGGCGCGACGTTCCAGCCGCGGGCCGGTATCGCGAAGCACGACTACGTCGCCTGGGGGTTCGCGCGCGCCGCGTACGAGCGCGGGGTGCAGCTGATCCAGAACTGTGAGGTGACCGGCATCTCCGTGCGCGGCGGCCGGGTCACCGGAGTAGAGACGACGCGCGGGAAGATCGCCGCGAAGCAGGTCGCCCTGTGCGCGGCCGGGCACACGACGGTGCTCGGCGACATGGTGGGTCTGCGGTTGCCGATCCAGAGCCATCCGTTGCAGGCGCTGGTATCCGAGCTGCTCGACCAGGTGCTCGACACGGTGGTCATGTCGAACACGGTGCACGTGTACGTGAGCCAGGCGCACAAGGGCGAGCTGGTGCTCGGTGCGGGCATCGACTCGTACAACGGTTACGGGCAACGCGGTTCGTTGCACGTGATCGAGGAGCAGCTGTCCGCGGCGCTCGAGCTCTATCCCGTGTTCGCGCGGGCACACGTGCTGCGTACCTGGGCCGGCATCGTGGACGTCTGCCCGGACGCCTCACCCATCCTCGGGCTCACCCCCGTCGACGGGCTGTACGTCAACGGCGGCTGGGGAACCGGCGGGTTCAAGGTGACCCCGGGCGCCGGCTGGGTCTACGCGGACACGATCGCGAACGGTCGCCCGCACCCGCTCGCGGAGCCGTACGCACTCGACAGGTTCCGTACCGGCGCGCTGATCGACGAGCACGGCGCCGCGGCCGTGGCTCACTAG
- a CDS encoding DUF305 domain-containing protein, whose protein sequence is MTTFRMPVRRTTAAAAAFLAALALAGCGGSSGHEGHDGESSSASTSEARADHNDADVTFARSMIPHHRQAVEMSELAETRSASPKVEKLAAQIERAQAPEIRTMSGWLRSWGQPVPKEGESSSHEGHDMSGMMSDADMKKLRKASGAKFDTMFLEMMIEHHEGAVSMAKTEQKSGSHRPAKKMAGTIITTQRAEIARMNKLLDD, encoded by the coding sequence ATGACCACATTCCGCATGCCCGTACGCCGAACCACCGCTGCCGCGGCCGCGTTCCTCGCCGCGCTCGCGCTCGCCGGTTGCGGCGGCTCCAGCGGCCACGAGGGCCACGACGGGGAGTCCAGCTCGGCGAGCACGTCCGAGGCACGGGCCGACCACAACGATGCCGACGTGACGTTCGCCAGGTCGATGATCCCGCACCACCGGCAGGCCGTGGAGATGTCCGAGCTCGCCGAGACCCGCAGCGCGTCACCCAAGGTCGAGAAGCTCGCTGCGCAGATCGAGCGGGCACAAGCGCCGGAGATCAGGACCATGTCCGGCTGGCTGAGGAGTTGGGGGCAGCCGGTGCCGAAGGAGGGCGAGAGCTCGAGCCACGAGGGCCACGACATGTCCGGGATGATGTCCGACGCGGACATGAAGAAGCTGCGTAAGGCGTCCGGGGCGAAGTTCGACACCATGTTCCTCGAGATGATGATCGAGCACCACGAGGGCGCGGTGTCGATGGCGAAGACCGAACAGAAGTCCGGCTCCCACCGCCCGGCGAAGAAGATGGCCGGCACCATCATCACCACGCAGCGCGCCGAGATCGCGCGGATGAACAAGCTGTTGGACGACTAG
- a CDS encoding sarcosine oxidase subunit delta family protein, which translates to MLSIPCPWCGDRDETEFRYGGEAEVAYPADPDAVDDPAWREYLFVRANPKGWFKERWVHTAGCRQWFTVHRHTVTYEIRDPQPIGEGAR; encoded by the coding sequence GTGCTGTCCATTCCCTGCCCGTGGTGTGGTGACCGCGACGAGACCGAGTTCAGGTACGGCGGCGAGGCCGAGGTGGCGTACCCGGCCGACCCGGACGCGGTCGACGACCCCGCCTGGAGGGAGTACCTGTTCGTGCGTGCGAATCCGAAGGGCTGGTTCAAGGAGCGCTGGGTACACACCGCCGGCTGCCGGCAGTGGTTCACCGTGCACCGGCACACGGTGACGTACGAGATCCGCGATCCGCAACCGATCGGGGAGGGCGCCCGATGA
- a CDS encoding FAD-dependent oxidoreductase, producing MSSPKVVIIGAGVVGAALADELTARGCTDVTVLDQGPLFATGGSSSHAPGLVFQCNGSKAMTEFASYTVRKIAGLELDGKPCFHSVGGLEVATTPERLAELHRRRGWLEAWGVESRLLDPAECVQHYDLLDRELVYGGLHTPSDGILKAVWAVEAQARAAIARGAQFIERREVLDVLTTGGRVTGVRTDAGDVPADVVVCCAGIWGPKVARMVGMTLPLTPLAHQFAWTSQVPALTGQTAEVMRPILRHQDHDLYYRERGDLMGIGYYGHRPMPLTADDLVPYDDAEIMPSVLRFTDQDFEPAWTESQRLLPSLSEAKVDEGMNGVFSFTPDNMPLIGESTQAAGFWVAEAVWVTHSAGVAKAVAEWLVDGKPSADLHECDVNRFEKHQLAPDYLLARDCQNFVEVYDILHPLQPMDDPRPLRTSPFYPRQQELGAVFLEANGWERPHWYGANADLVDGRTVPQPDPWAAQFWSPIAAAEAQVTRERVALYDMTALKRLEVSGPGALAFLDHVTTGKMDKSVGAVTYTLLLDETGGIRSDVTVARLGHDVFQVGANGNLDLDRLHRLAPTDGSVVIRDTTPETCCVGVWGPQARDLVQALCQDDLSNASLKYFRAKQTYVGMVPVTVLRLSYVGELGYEIYASADMGLKLWDTLWQAGQEYGIVAGGRAAFNGMRLEKGYRSFGTDMTWEHDPYEAGVGFAVRMDKGDFIGKAALAARDPERIERKLTCLVLGENDVVMGKEPVYAGDECVGYVTSSGWGYTLGHGIAYAWLPAELATTGNTVHIGYFDRRVPARVADEPLFDPDMTRLRG from the coding sequence ATGAGCTCTCCCAAAGTTGTCATCATCGGTGCCGGCGTGGTTGGCGCAGCGTTGGCCGACGAGCTGACGGCACGCGGTTGTACCGACGTGACGGTGCTCGACCAAGGCCCGCTGTTCGCGACCGGTGGCTCGAGCTCCCATGCGCCTGGGCTGGTGTTCCAGTGCAACGGGTCCAAGGCCATGACCGAGTTCGCCAGCTACACCGTGCGGAAGATCGCCGGCCTGGAGCTGGACGGCAAGCCGTGCTTCCACTCCGTCGGCGGGCTCGAGGTGGCGACGACCCCGGAGCGACTGGCCGAGCTGCACCGCAGGCGCGGCTGGCTCGAGGCGTGGGGTGTGGAGTCCAGGCTGCTCGACCCCGCGGAGTGCGTACAGCACTACGACCTGCTCGACCGCGAGCTGGTCTACGGCGGCCTGCACACCCCGTCCGACGGCATCCTGAAGGCCGTATGGGCGGTCGAGGCGCAGGCCCGCGCCGCGATCGCGCGCGGCGCGCAGTTCATCGAACGGCGCGAGGTGCTCGACGTGCTCACTACAGGCGGGCGCGTCACGGGGGTGCGCACGGACGCCGGTGACGTACCGGCCGACGTCGTGGTGTGCTGCGCAGGCATCTGGGGGCCGAAGGTCGCGCGGATGGTCGGCATGACGCTCCCGCTGACGCCGCTGGCACACCAGTTCGCGTGGACCAGCCAGGTGCCGGCGCTGACCGGCCAGACCGCCGAGGTGATGCGGCCGATCCTGCGGCACCAGGACCACGACCTCTACTACCGCGAGCGCGGCGACCTGATGGGCATCGGCTACTACGGGCACCGGCCGATGCCGCTGACCGCCGACGACCTGGTGCCGTACGACGACGCCGAGATCATGCCGAGCGTGCTGCGCTTCACCGACCAGGACTTCGAACCCGCCTGGACGGAGTCGCAGCGGCTGCTGCCGAGCCTGAGCGAGGCGAAGGTGGACGAGGGCATGAACGGGGTGTTCTCGTTCACTCCCGACAACATGCCGTTGATCGGCGAGTCCACCCAGGCAGCGGGTTTCTGGGTCGCCGAGGCGGTCTGGGTGACGCACTCGGCCGGCGTCGCGAAGGCGGTGGCGGAGTGGCTCGTCGACGGCAAGCCGTCGGCCGACCTGCACGAGTGCGACGTGAACAGGTTCGAGAAGCATCAGCTCGCGCCGGACTACCTGCTGGCGCGGGACTGCCAGAACTTCGTCGAGGTGTACGACATCCTGCACCCGCTGCAGCCGATGGACGACCCGCGGCCGCTACGTACGAGCCCGTTCTACCCGCGGCAACAGGAGCTCGGCGCGGTGTTCCTCGAGGCGAACGGCTGGGAGCGCCCGCACTGGTACGGGGCGAACGCGGACCTGGTCGACGGCCGGACGGTGCCGCAGCCCGACCCGTGGGCGGCGCAGTTCTGGTCGCCGATCGCCGCCGCCGAGGCGCAGGTGACTCGCGAGCGGGTCGCGCTGTACGACATGACGGCGTTGAAGCGGCTCGAGGTGTCCGGGCCCGGCGCGCTGGCGTTCCTCGACCACGTCACCACAGGGAAGATGGACAAGTCCGTCGGCGCGGTCACGTACACCCTGTTGCTGGACGAGACCGGCGGCATCCGCAGCGACGTCACCGTCGCCCGGCTGGGGCACGACGTGTTCCAGGTCGGCGCGAACGGCAACCTCGACCTCGACCGGTTGCACCGGCTGGCACCTACCGACGGCAGCGTGGTCATCCGCGACACGACGCCCGAGACGTGCTGCGTGGGCGTGTGGGGGCCACAGGCCAGGGACCTCGTGCAGGCGCTGTGCCAGGACGACCTGTCGAACGCTTCGTTGAAGTACTTCCGCGCGAAGCAGACCTACGTAGGAATGGTGCCGGTGACGGTGCTGCGCCTCTCGTACGTCGGCGAGCTCGGCTACGAGATCTACGCGTCGGCCGACATGGGCCTGAAGCTGTGGGACACGCTGTGGCAGGCCGGTCAGGAGTACGGCATCGTCGCCGGCGGCCGCGCCGCGTTCAACGGGATGCGGCTGGAGAAGGGCTACCGGTCGTTCGGCACGGACATGACCTGGGAGCACGACCCGTACGAGGCGGGCGTCGGGTTCGCCGTGCGGATGGACAAGGGCGACTTCATCGGCAAGGCGGCGCTCGCCGCGCGCGACCCGGAGCGGATCGAGCGGAAGCTCACCTGCCTGGTGCTCGGCGAGAACGACGTGGTGATGGGCAAGGAGCCTGTCTACGCCGGCGACGAGTGCGTCGGCTACGTCACCAGCTCCGGTTGGGGGTACACCCTCGGCCACGGCATCGCGTACGCCTGGTTGCCGGCCGAGCTGGCGACGACGGGGAACACCGTGCACATCGGGTACTTCGACCGGCGGGTGCCGGCGCGGGTGGCCGACGAGCCGCTGTTCGACCCGGACATGACCCGGCTGCGCGGTTGA
- a CDS encoding pyridoxal-phosphate dependent enzyme, which translates to MTELATPPAVGAATSVLDVIGDTPLVRLDGVWVKLEYLNPSGSIKARLAKYLIERAEREGLLQPGDTIVEASSGNTGNAMSMVAAVKGYRMLVVMPNGMSKERTAISRAFGAEVRTVGDFHVNDALALAKQMGEQPGYYAPAQFDNEWNVDENREWLAREVLDQLPAGVLPDAVVNGVGTGGTIVGVGQGFRAVNPQCLVVAMEPDESCTINCGEVCKHLIEGIADGFVPGIVARHLGEIDEFTAVSSDAAVAEMRRIARDHGMFVGPSSGAHLLAARRLVEERGLDNVVTFFCDEGEKYINDHFVGGHV; encoded by the coding sequence ATGACTGAACTGGCGACACCACCGGCGGTCGGTGCGGCGACCAGTGTGCTGGACGTGATCGGCGATACACCGCTGGTGCGGCTGGACGGGGTGTGGGTGAAGCTGGAGTACCTCAACCCGTCCGGCTCGATCAAGGCGCGGCTGGCGAAGTACCTGATCGAGCGCGCCGAGCGCGAGGGCCTGCTGCAGCCAGGCGACACCATCGTCGAGGCGAGCAGTGGCAACACCGGCAACGCGATGAGCATGGTCGCGGCGGTCAAGGGCTACCGGATGCTCGTCGTGATGCCGAACGGGATGAGCAAGGAGCGTACGGCGATCTCGCGCGCGTTCGGCGCCGAGGTGCGTACGGTCGGCGACTTCCACGTCAACGACGCGCTCGCGTTGGCGAAGCAGATGGGCGAGCAGCCCGGCTACTACGCGCCCGCGCAGTTCGACAACGAGTGGAACGTGGACGAGAACCGGGAGTGGCTCGCGCGTGAGGTGCTCGACCAGCTGCCCGCCGGCGTGCTGCCCGACGCCGTGGTCAACGGGGTCGGCACCGGCGGCACGATCGTCGGCGTAGGGCAGGGGTTCCGTGCCGTGAACCCGCAGTGCCTGGTGGTTGCGATGGAGCCGGACGAGTCGTGCACCATCAACTGCGGCGAGGTGTGCAAGCACCTGATCGAGGGCATCGCAGACGGCTTCGTCCCCGGCATCGTCGCCAGGCACCTCGGTGAGATCGATGAGTTCACGGCGGTCAGCAGCGACGCGGCGGTCGCGGAGATGCGCAGGATCGCCCGCGACCACGGCATGTTCGTCGGGCCGAGCTCCGGCGCGCACCTGCTCGCTGCGCGGCGGCTGGTCGAGGAGCGCGGCCTCGACAACGTGGTGACGTTCTTCTGCGACGAGGGCGAGAAGTACATCAACGATCACTTTGTGGGTGGGCACGTATGA
- a CDS encoding glycine cleavage system protein T, with product MNENPGVLQYSRLRKSPYFYSSRKHGVQLYSVYNHTYHPRHYGDPVQEYWHLLNGVTLWDVGVERQIEISGPDAFDFTNMLIPRDLSKCKVGQCKYVFLTLPDGGIINDPVLLRLEENRFLLSLADSDVELWCKGVAYNSDFNVEIKEVDIAPVQVQGPKSIDVMLDLFGESIRDVPYYYVREYEIDGLRVLVSRTGYTSELGYEIYLYDAAKNGNADRLWEKVLEAGEPHGIEVIGPCHMRRIEGGMLSFGADIWYDTNPFEVGMGYHWMVDVDQEADFIGKEALKRVKEEGVLRKLVGVEIGGERLGSYNDGSMIDVFPVYSNGVLVGKVTSACYSPQLEKNIGLAMVSIEHTELGTDLEVEAPSARVPAVVVEKPFVDKEKAAPKQQLAVTTA from the coding sequence GTGAACGAGAACCCGGGCGTGCTGCAGTACTCACGGCTCCGGAAGTCCCCGTACTTCTACTCTTCCCGGAAGCACGGGGTGCAGCTCTACAGCGTCTACAACCACACCTACCACCCACGGCACTACGGTGACCCCGTGCAGGAGTACTGGCACCTGCTCAATGGTGTGACGCTCTGGGATGTCGGCGTGGAACGGCAGATCGAGATCAGCGGGCCGGACGCGTTCGACTTCACGAACATGTTGATCCCGCGCGACCTGAGCAAGTGCAAGGTCGGGCAGTGCAAGTACGTCTTCCTGACGCTGCCGGACGGCGGGATCATCAACGACCCCGTCCTGCTGCGGCTGGAGGAGAACCGGTTCCTGCTCTCGCTGGCGGACAGTGACGTCGAGCTGTGGTGCAAGGGTGTCGCCTACAACTCGGACTTCAACGTGGAGATCAAGGAGGTCGACATCGCGCCGGTGCAGGTGCAGGGCCCGAAGTCGATCGACGTAATGCTCGACCTGTTCGGGGAGAGCATTCGCGACGTGCCGTACTACTACGTCCGCGAGTACGAGATCGACGGTCTGCGGGTGCTGGTCTCGCGTACGGGCTACACGAGCGAGCTCGGCTACGAGATCTACCTGTACGACGCCGCGAAGAACGGCAACGCCGACCGGCTGTGGGAGAAGGTGCTCGAAGCCGGCGAGCCGCACGGCATCGAGGTGATCGGCCCGTGCCACATGCGCAGGATCGAAGGCGGCATGCTCTCGTTCGGTGCGGACATCTGGTACGACACCAACCCGTTCGAGGTCGGCATGGGCTACCACTGGATGGTCGACGTCGACCAGGAGGCCGACTTCATCGGCAAGGAGGCGCTCAAGCGGGTCAAGGAAGAGGGCGTGCTCCGCAAGCTGGTCGGCGTCGAGATCGGCGGTGAGCGGCTCGGCTCGTACAACGACGGCTCCATGATCGACGTCTTCCCCGTGTACTCCAACGGGGTGCTCGTCGGCAAGGTGACGTCGGCGTGCTACTCGCCGCAGCTGGAGAAGAACATCGGCCTGGCGATGGTGTCGATCGAGCACACCGAGCTGGGTACCGACCTCGAGGTGGAGGCACCGTCGGCTCGGGTTCCCGCGGTCGTCGTGGAGAAGCCGTTCGTCGACAAGGAGAAGGCCGCGCCGAAGCAGCAGCTGGCGGTCACCACCGCTTGA
- a CDS encoding helix-turn-helix domain-containing protein, whose protein sequence is MGNPAETTGVQSVDRAVTIMEIMAREGDVGVTEIAAELGVHKSTAFRLVATLERRGLVEQDSDRGKYRLGVGLLRLAGATKKQLDLVQESRTVIEELAGVVGETVNITVLSEGAALYIDQVAGPSALQIHNWVGRRIPLHATSNGKALLAFHAYRRLSDLVRTPLDRFTEYTITSLRELEAALGEVRERGYAVAVNELELGLTAVAAPVYDSQGRVTASVSASGPGFRLEGRVEEVGKAVVDAGEAISRRLGWHPPRAV, encoded by the coding sequence ATGGGCAACCCCGCCGAGACCACCGGAGTTCAGTCGGTCGACCGGGCCGTGACGATCATGGAGATCATGGCCAGGGAGGGCGACGTCGGCGTCACGGAGATCGCGGCCGAGCTCGGGGTGCACAAGTCGACGGCGTTCCGGCTGGTGGCGACCCTCGAACGACGCGGGCTCGTGGAGCAGGACAGCGACCGCGGCAAGTACCGGCTCGGGGTGGGGCTGCTGCGCCTCGCCGGTGCCACGAAGAAGCAGCTCGACCTGGTCCAGGAGAGCAGGACGGTCATCGAGGAGCTCGCCGGCGTCGTCGGTGAGACGGTCAATATCACCGTGCTCTCCGAGGGTGCGGCGCTGTACATCGACCAGGTCGCCGGTCCGTCCGCGCTGCAGATCCACAACTGGGTGGGCAGGCGCATCCCGTTGCACGCCACGTCGAACGGCAAGGCCCTGCTCGCGTTCCACGCGTACCGCCGGCTCTCCGACCTGGTAAGAACTCCGCTCGACCGGTTCACGGAGTACACGATCACGTCGCTGCGGGAGCTCGAGGCAGCTCTCGGCGAGGTGCGGGAGCGTGGGTACGCGGTCGCGGTCAACGAGCTCGAGCTGGGGCTGACCGCCGTGGCCGCGCCGGTGTACGACTCGCAGGGCCGGGTGACGGCGTCGGTCAGCGCGTCCGGTCCCGGGTTCCGGCTGGAGGGCCGGGTCGAGGAGGTCGGCAAGGCGGTCGTCGACGCGGGTGAGGCGATCTCGCGCCGGCTCGGTTGGCACCCGCCACGCGCCGTCTGA
- a CDS encoding LysR family transcriptional regulator, translating into MTDFELRQLRSFVAVAEDAGFGRAAQRLHVSQQTLSQHVTKLESALETPLFHRTKGGVELTDAGSVLLSEGKQVLAGAEHAANAVSQAAHGELGTLRIGFVSTAALGIMPRIVLALHRSWPNLHVELKESTTGPQLDAVKSGGLDIGIVREVSTARGLVVRPILKERLVVAVHKSHQFAKRKTIRLRELGDEQFVVFPRRQVSRLYDHIASLCHQAGFHLEPTQEAIEFPTLLSLVAANLGITIVPDSLRALRLPDLRYLTIDDKEALSTISVVCRPDREAAPAVTKFLDTATNVALG; encoded by the coding sequence ATGACTGACTTCGAGTTACGTCAGCTTCGGTCCTTCGTCGCCGTCGCCGAGGACGCCGGCTTCGGACGTGCAGCACAGCGGCTGCACGTGTCGCAGCAGACGTTGAGTCAGCACGTCACCAAGCTCGAGAGTGCGTTGGAGACCCCGCTGTTCCATCGCACGAAGGGTGGGGTAGAGCTCACCGACGCCGGCTCGGTGTTGCTCAGCGAGGGCAAACAGGTCCTCGCCGGGGCGGAACACGCAGCCAATGCCGTCTCGCAGGCCGCGCACGGCGAGCTGGGGACGCTGCGCATCGGGTTCGTCAGCACCGCTGCGCTCGGCATCATGCCGCGCATCGTGCTCGCCCTGCACCGCTCCTGGCCCAACCTGCACGTGGAGCTGAAGGAGTCGACGACCGGGCCGCAGCTGGACGCGGTGAAGTCCGGCGGCCTCGACATCGGCATCGTCCGGGAAGTCAGCACCGCACGGGGACTCGTGGTGCGGCCGATCCTCAAGGAACGGCTGGTCGTCGCCGTACACAAGTCGCACCAGTTCGCCAAGCGCAAGACCATCAGGCTCCGCGAGCTCGGCGACGAGCAGTTCGTGGTGTTCCCCAGGCGCCAGGTGTCGCGGCTCTACGACCACATTGCGTCGCTGTGCCACCAGGCCGGGTTCCACCTCGAGCCCACGCAGGAGGCGATCGAGTTCCCGACCCTGCTCAGCCTGGTCGCCGCCAACCTCGGCATCACCATCGTGCCCGACTCGCTGCGCGCACTGCGGTTGCCCGACCTGCGCTACCTGACCATCGACGACAAGGAAGCGCTCTCCACCATCTCCGTGGTCTGCCGCCCGGACCGGGAGGCCGCCCCTGCGGTGACGAAGTTCCTGGACACTGCGACGAACGTGGCGCTCGGCTGA
- a CDS encoding 5,10-methylenetetrahydrofolate reductase, which produces MRNGVLVPRTSATVPTTTRTGIAGLLATPRYEIIPAAAAEAAVVANVPTDVRISITASPTKGLEPTVDVATRLARAGYQAVPHLSARLIADDVHLAELIVRLRTAGVTEVFVPAGDADPPAGEFVGALDVLTRLTAMGSPFEEVGITGYPESHPMIADDVTVQAMWDKRAHATYIVSNLCFDPAVLARWVARVRARGINLPIQVGVTGPVERAKLLAMATKIGVGESTRFLGKHPGMFKRFAGPNGFSPERYLQRVVDALDRQGTPPAGLHIYTFNQVAGTERWRRRMLGSADR; this is translated from the coding sequence ATGCGCAACGGTGTTCTGGTGCCTCGCACATCTGCCACAGTGCCGACAACGACCCGTACGGGTATCGCGGGCCTGCTCGCGACGCCCAGGTACGAGATCATCCCCGCCGCTGCCGCCGAGGCGGCCGTGGTGGCGAACGTGCCGACGGACGTGCGCATCTCGATCACCGCGTCGCCGACCAAGGGCCTGGAGCCGACGGTCGACGTCGCGACGCGACTCGCGCGCGCCGGCTACCAGGCGGTGCCGCATCTCTCCGCGCGGCTGATCGCCGACGACGTGCATCTCGCCGAGCTCATCGTGCGGCTGCGCACGGCCGGCGTCACCGAGGTGTTCGTGCCCGCGGGCGACGCCGACCCGCCGGCCGGCGAGTTCGTCGGGGCGCTCGACGTGCTCACCAGGCTCACCGCGATGGGTAGCCCCTTCGAGGAGGTGGGCATCACCGGGTACCCGGAGTCGCATCCGATGATCGCCGACGACGTTACGGTTCAAGCGATGTGGGACAAGCGTGCCCACGCCACGTACATCGTGAGCAACCTCTGCTTCGACCCCGCCGTGCTCGCCCGCTGGGTCGCCCGGGTGCGAGCGCGCGGTATCAACCTGCCCATCCAGGTCGGGGTGACGGGTCCGGTCGAGCGGGCGAAGTTGTTGGCCATGGCGACGAAGATCGGCGTCGGTGAGTCGACCAGGTTCCTCGGCAAGCATCCCGGCATGTTCAAGCGGTTCGCCGGCCCGAACGGCTTCTCGCCCGAGCGCTATCTGCAGCGCGTGGTGGACGCGCTGGATCGGCAAGGGACGCCACCGGCGGGTCTGCACATCTACACGTTCAACCAGGTTGCGGGGACTGAGCGATGGCGACGGCGAATGCTCGGCTCTGCGGATCGTTAG
- a CDS encoding helix-turn-helix domain-containing protein: protein MCSHIVELSSPGTWRCSVVPPTTGTQSVDRAAELLSLVVESTQARSFTDLAHETGLAKSTASRLLQALERHGLLLRDDAGLFRPGPLFSLYALRHEPTDGLVDITSKTLRRIADETGETVNLAVPRAGLVIEVAQIDSTYLLGATNWVGTDVPAHCSAQGKVLYAYGALTPPDEPLEPLTPQSITEPAALQRELRQVRRQGYAVSVEELEAGLAAVAAPLRTRDCTTIAAIGITGPVTRMADRTTNLGQLLLNETRRLSRQLGFRPQQGSKEGAA from the coding sequence ATGTGTTCTCATATTGTAGAACTCTCTTCGCCAGGCACTTGGAGGTGCTCCGTGGTCCCGCCTACGACAGGCACACAGTCCGTGGACCGAGCAGCCGAGCTGCTCTCCTTGGTGGTGGAATCGACGCAAGCGCGCAGCTTCACCGATCTCGCGCACGAGACCGGACTGGCGAAGTCGACCGCCTCGCGGTTGCTGCAAGCGTTGGAACGACACGGGTTGCTGCTGCGCGACGACGCCGGCCTGTTCCGACCGGGTCCCCTGTTCTCGCTCTACGCGTTGCGGCACGAACCGACCGACGGACTTGTCGATATCACCTCCAAGACGTTGCGCCGTATCGCTGACGAGACCGGCGAGACGGTGAACCTTGCGGTACCGCGAGCCGGACTCGTCATCGAGGTCGCGCAGATCGACTCGACGTACCTCCTCGGCGCGACCAACTGGGTCGGCACCGACGTTCCCGCGCACTGCTCCGCCCAGGGGAAGGTGTTGTACGCGTACGGCGCTCTCACGCCCCCGGACGAACCGTTGGAACCGCTCACCCCGCAGAGCATCACCGAGCCCGCGGCACTGCAGCGGGAGCTCAGGCAGGTGCGGCGGCAGGGATACGCGGTCTCCGTGGAGGAGCTGGAAGCCGGGCTGGCCGCCGTCGCCGCGCCGTTGCGTACCCGCGACTGCACGACGATCGCCGCCATCGGGATCACTGGCCCGGTCACCCGGATGGCGGACCGGACTACAAACCTGGGTCAGCTGTTGCTGAACGAGACCCGTCGACTGTCGCGCCAACTCGGCTTCCGGCCGCAGCAGGGGAGCAAGGAAGGCGCGGCCTGA